The segment TGCAATGACAAGATCGCTGGAAAGACCGCGCTTGAGTCCGAGACCAGGTACCCCGAACGCCTGGTACTGGTAGACCAAATCCGCATCCTTGGCGTTGAAGGCCGATTCGGACACTCCCCAGGGCACTCCGCGCTCTTTGCCGTACTGAATCTGTCTTTTGACAACGGCGGAGCACGTTTCACCCAATAAAGTGAGAGGCCAGGTTCGCATTACGAGCAATGGCATCAGGTATTCGAACATCGACGCGCTCCACGACAGCAGGGCCTTTTGGCCCGCGGGCGTGCGAGTGACCGCCCTGCTTAGCCGGAACCAATGCTCCAGCGGCACATCGCCTTTGGCGACAGCCAGGTAACTGGCAAGCCTGCACTCACTGGCCAGCATGTCATAGTAGGATTGATCCAGCCGGCCCTCGGCGGTGTTGTAGCCAATCGCGAAGAGAAGGCGCTCTTTGTCGAAGAGCAGGCCGAAATCCGTTCGTTCCCATATCTGCCGAGAAATCGCGGCGTCTATCTTCAATCTCGCGAGTAGCTCCTGGCATCGGGGACGGGTGTCTCGGAGTTCCTGACTCAGCTTACTTGCCCAGGCAGCCGCAAGGTCGCGATCCTTCTCCGACTCGCCGAAGGGATCGGCGGCGATGGAGTCCAGGGCCGCCAAGGCACCCTGAAGTCCCTCGGCCAGTCCTACCAGGCTCGGCACGTGCTCGAGAAGGGGGGATAGAGCGGCGGCGCGAGGATCATCGAAAAGCGATGCCGGGGGATCCAGGAGGTTTTCGCTCCACGGTGCCAGCATATCGATGAGCGAGCGCATCTCTCGAAGCCGGGCGTCGATCGCCTCGAGAGGCGAGCTCTCCAGCCGCGAGCTCTCAAGGCGGGGAATCGAGGCGAACAACTCCTCCAGGCGACACAGAAGCGCGTGCCATTCACCCAGATTTTGCGGTTGCTCCAGCAGGCTGATGTCCCGGGAGAACTCCGCCAGGGACTCACCCAGCGCTCTGACCGTCTCGTCGAGACCAGAACGCTCGGCATGGCTAAGGCCATCGACGGCCAGCGATATCGTGTCAGCCAATCCATCGAGCAACGCGGGGGCGAGCACCGGACCTTCCGAGGCCTCCAGTAGCCCTATCCGAAAGACGAGGAGATGGCCGGCAAGGTTTCCGCTGTCCACCGTCGACACATATTTCGGCGGTAGTGGCTGCTTTGTTTTGATGTCATACCAATTGTAATAGTGACCGGAGTGCTTCTCGAGGCCGACCAGGGAGTTGAGGGTGTCAGCGCTTCGCGAGACAAGCTCCCTGAGCGTGAGATAGCCAAGATCATAAGCGCTTAGGGTAGATAGAAGCTGCATGCCGATATTGGTCGGAGAAGTGCGCCAGGCGACCTCGCCCTTCGGGTCTTCCTGAAAATTGTCCGGCGCTAGATAGTTGCCCTCCGGCGTGACGAAGGTCTCGAAAAATCGCCACGTTCGCCGAGCGTGTTTTCTGAGGGTCAGATGGTCATCCGCACTCAAGGGATCGATTTTCTCGGCTTTGCGCAATGAAATTCGCCAGGCGATCACGGGTGAGGCGATCCAAAGCGAAGCCAGGATCAAAAATGGCAACGCGCGATCGGGAAAGTAAAACAGAGACGGAACCAAAAGCGCTGTCGCGACAAACGCGGCCGGACCGAGGCGACGAACGTAGCCGACAAGGTCGTCTTTGATCCTGCGCTCCACATCGGCGGCCGTCTCCCACTCCAATAACTTTTTGCGCGACACGAGCATTCGCCAAAGCGCACGAAGGATCGCGTCAAGTTTCATCTGTGCCTGATGCGGGAGTAAAATCAGTGTCAAGGCAGCGTGTGACGAGTCTCTGGCGAAATCGCGAAGAACGCTATCGAAAAGGCTGGCAAGAGAAGTGCTCTTTGTGTGGGAGAGCAGTGAGTTGAAGAAGGAAAAGTAGACCGGGAAAAGCACGATCAATGTGATGACCAGCGGCCAGGCCCAGGCGGCTGCTGGGGTAAGCAGCCATCCGATAAGCATAAGCGCGAGCAGGGAAGGCGCGTGTAGGCTTCGACGGAGATTGTCTACGATCTTCCAGCGATGGAGAAACGAAAGCGGGTTTTTTTCGGCGCCGGCGGCGGTTTGAACCCTCGGAAAGAGCCAGGGAAGGGTTTGCCAGTCACCTCGCACCCAGCGATGCATGCGAGCGGCCTGCGCCAGATAGGTCGCGGGATGCTCATCGAGAACCTCCACGTCTGAAGCGAGCAGTACCCGCAGGTACCCTCCCTCAATCAGATCGTGCGAGAGCAAAGTGTTTTCAGGAAGTCGCCCATCCAGCACCGCGGCGAACAGGTTCACCTCGTAGATGCCCTTGCCGGTAAAACTGCCCTCCCCGAATACATCCTGATAGGTATCCGAGACGGCTCCGGCGTACGGATCGATGCCGGTTTCACCCGAATGCAGCCAGCCGAAAAAGGAGCGCGCCGAGGAACCCAGCGTCATCCCCACTCGGGGTTGCACCAGGCCGTATCCCGCGCGAACCAGTGGCTCGCCTTCTCTCCACTCGGCCCGATTTAGCGGGTGGGCAATTGTGCCGATAAGCTTGCGCGCGCAGTCGCGAGGAAGGATGGTATCGGCGTCAAGAGTGATGACAAAGGTGACCGATCGCAAAAAGGCGCTGTCGGCGATGATGTGCGAGAACGAGGTGTCGTGAGCGCCCTTCAGCCAGCGGTTCAAATCCACGAGCGATCCTCGCTTGCGCTCCCAGCCCATCCAGGCGCCTTCGGCTGGGCTGTGACGGCGCTCCCTGAGGAACACCGAGAAAGGCGCGCTGCCGTACTCCTCCAAATAGCGCTCGTTTAGTGCCTCAACACCCTTTATTGCTGTGCCCAGCAGTGCCTCGTCGCCTGGCGCATGCTTGCTCTCTGCCGGCTTTAGATCTCCGAGTAGGGCAAAGCCGATGTTGTCGTCTCTGTTCGCCACATGGGCGATCTCAAGGTTATCGAGGACTCGGCGTACAGACTCGACCGAAGAAAGCAGCGCTGGAACCACCACTAAAGTCCGATGTGCGCTGGTGACCGGCTCAAGGTAATCGAGTTTTGGCAGCACCCGAGGGGGGAATACCCAGGAAGCGATTCTATTTGTGGCCCGCGCCGCAAGCTCGGACAGCGGAATCACGGCGAGCAGAGAGAGTATCGCGATGACATACGTCGCGGTTCCAATGAACGCCATCCAGGCGATCAAGGCTCCGGCTAGAAGCGCGGTTTGTACGCCGATCAGCCCCCAGTAGAAGAGCCACCTTTTGGCGAGCGGTCCCCTGTACAGCCACTCTCGGGTTCGCGGTTTGTAGCCTACCGCCTTCTCGAGGGCGTACCGCCCCGAGCCGATGAGGTAGCTGCCGACATGCCCTCTCACGTGCCCACCGGGTTTTTCCTTCAGTGCTTCAAGGCATAGCGAGACTGTCGCCTCCGCCACGATGACT is part of the Actinomycetota bacterium genome and harbors:
- a CDS encoding cyclic beta 1-2 glucan synthetase → MQKSTSPILTLDQAEPFRAPLLSVDRLGRQGTLLAQALSWNTGPSRAELPLIPLIDTAEAELSQCNRLLSEAILHKQPVSPAAEWLLDNHYLIQGQIMAVRADLPKGYGRELPWNTGGQFAGYPRVWALAVHLLAHADARLDESNLAAFIEGFQEVDPLSIGEVWAVPIMLRAALVENVRRLAGKVTEAHIVGRRADEYADRLLTFSQEDIDKLDIESHLLSIKDSARSLSFFVARLSQRLSGQDLIAETTEAWLRQQLSTLGMPLDELSLNLQHEQAADQVSIANTITSIRFVEAKEWRVFFEQTSFVEQALREDPAGTYPRMDFASRDRYRHALEQLAKRSPLSEVIVAEATVSLCLEALKEKPGGHVRGHVGSYLIGSGRYALEKAVGYKPRTREWLYRGPLAKRWLFYWGLIGVQTALLAGALIAWMAFIGTATYVIAILSLLAVIPLSELAARATNRIASWVFPPRVLPKLDYLEPVTSAHRTLVVVPALLSSVESVRRVLDNLEIAHVANRDDNIGFALLGDLKPAESKHAPGDEALLGTAIKGVEALNERYLEEYGSAPFSVFLRERRHSPAEGAWMGWERKRGSLVDLNRWLKGAHDTSFSHIIADSAFLRSVTFVITLDADTILPRDCARKLIGTIAHPLNRAEWREGEPLVRAGYGLVQPRVGMTLGSSARSFFGWLHSGETGIDPYAGAVSDTYQDVFGEGSFTGKGIYEVNLFAAVLDGRLPENTLLSHDLIEGGYLRVLLASDVEVLDEHPATYLAQAARMHRWVRGDWQTLPWLFPRVQTAAGAEKNPLSFLHRWKIVDNLRRSLHAPSLLALMLIGWLLTPAAAWAWPLVITLIVLFPVYFSFFNSLLSHTKSTSLASLFDSVLRDFARDSSHAALTLILLPHQAQMKLDAILRALWRMLVSRKKLLEWETAADVERRIKDDLVGYVRRLGPAAFVATALLVPSLFYFPDRALPFLILASLWIASPVIAWRISLRKAEKIDPLSADDHLTLRKHARRTWRFFETFVTPEGNYLAPDNFQEDPKGEVAWRTSPTNIGMQLLSTLSAYDLGYLTLRELVSRSADTLNSLVGLEKHSGHYYNWYDIKTKQPLPPKYVSTVDSGNLAGHLLVFRIGLLEASEGPVLAPALLDGLADTISLAVDGLSHAERSGLDETVRALGESLAEFSRDISLLEQPQNLGEWHALLCRLEELFASIPRLESSRLESSPLEAIDARLREMRSLIDMLAPWSENLLDPPASLFDDPRAAALSPLLEHVPSLVGLAEGLQGALAALDSIAADPFGESEKDRDLAAAWASKLSQELRDTRPRCQELLARLKIDAAISRQIWERTDFGLLFDKERLLFAIGYNTAEGRLDQSYYDMLASECRLASYLAVAKGDVPLEHWFRLSRAVTRTPAGQKALLSWSASMFEYLMPLLVMRTWPLTLLGETCSAVVKRQIQYGKERGVPWGVSESAFNAKDADLVYQYQAFGVPGLGLKRGLSSDLVIAPYATALALPYAPKEALENLEALAKAGGCGHYGYYEALDFTPGRVPAGAKRAVVKAYFAHHQGMSLVAFANMLTNHRMRERFHSDPIVRSAELLLQERVPRSISTAQPHIEEVEHVRTSREPIVPPRRSYPLADTPVPSTHFLSNGRYSVMVTNGGGGYSRWEDMAVTRYREDVTRDCWGQFLYLRDTESGEVWNATHNPGPTRPDEYYVIFSADKAEYRRRDGNIACHLEVSVSPEDDIEVRRLTVSNEGYEPRSLEVTSYFEVALAAQGADQAHRSFSNLFVETEALESLRTLLFTRRPRSSQEPRRFGIHTLACEIAEECPWSYETDRAAFLGRLHGANNPVAISAGGDLTRTTGAVLDPV